In one Melaminivora jejuensis genomic region, the following are encoded:
- a CDS encoding sensor histidine kinase, translating into MKIFQREQRSLFGEILDWMLTPLLLLWPVSLALTWLVAQELANKPFDRALEYNAHALAQFVTVHKGRVHFSLPQPASELLRADESDFVYYQVLAPGGGYLAGERDLPAPPEEEKASSAEVRLRDAELRGIGIRVAYIWVRVPLDGAPAVLVQVAETRTKRSVLATEIIKGVMLPQFVILPLAVLLVWLALARGIKPLHQLEERIRARKSDDMSPLDVRAVPMEVAPLVDSVNDLLRRLHESMATQKRFLADAAHQLKTPLAGLRMQADLAQREGTSTEELKQSLRQIERSSMRATHTVNQLLALARAEGGATVVQRQPVDMAELVIDVVEGAVPRALHKHIDLGYDGPEPGARGVFVDGNPVLLKEMARNLLDNAINYTPSSSERAGVVTARLLPDILGGVVLLQIEDSGPGVPEAERELIFQPFYRVLGTEADGSGLGLPIVREIARQHGAEVLVEDARPGAAMPGARFGLRFAASRAAGG; encoded by the coding sequence GTGAAAATCTTCCAGCGTGAGCAGCGCTCCCTGTTCGGCGAGATCCTGGACTGGATGCTCACGCCGCTGCTGCTGCTGTGGCCCGTCAGCCTGGCGCTGACCTGGCTGGTGGCGCAGGAGCTGGCCAACAAGCCCTTCGACCGGGCGCTGGAATACAACGCGCACGCGCTGGCGCAGTTCGTCACCGTCCACAAGGGGCGGGTGCATTTCAGCCTGCCGCAGCCGGCCAGCGAGCTGCTGCGCGCCGACGAATCCGACTTCGTTTATTACCAGGTGCTGGCGCCGGGCGGCGGCTACCTGGCCGGCGAGCGCGACCTGCCGGCGCCGCCCGAGGAGGAAAAGGCCAGCTCCGCCGAAGTGCGCCTGCGCGACGCCGAGCTGCGCGGCATCGGCATCCGCGTGGCCTACATCTGGGTGCGCGTGCCGCTCGATGGCGCGCCCGCCGTGCTGGTGCAGGTGGCCGAGACGCGCACCAAGCGCAGCGTGCTGGCCACCGAGATCATCAAGGGCGTGATGCTGCCGCAGTTCGTCATCCTGCCGCTGGCGGTGTTGCTGGTGTGGCTGGCGCTGGCGCGCGGCATCAAGCCGCTGCACCAGCTCGAAGAGCGCATCCGCGCGAGGAAGAGCGACGACATGTCGCCGCTGGACGTGCGCGCCGTGCCCATGGAGGTGGCGCCGCTGGTGGACTCGGTCAACGACCTGCTGCGCCGCCTGCACGAATCCATGGCGACGCAAAAGCGCTTTCTGGCCGATGCTGCGCATCAGCTCAAGACGCCGCTGGCAGGCTTGCGGATGCAGGCCGACCTGGCGCAGCGCGAGGGCACCAGCACCGAGGAGCTGAAACAGTCGCTGCGCCAGATCGAGCGCTCGTCCATGCGCGCCACGCACACCGTCAACCAGTTGCTGGCGCTGGCGCGCGCCGAAGGCGGCGCCACCGTGGTGCAGCGCCAGCCGGTGGACATGGCCGAGCTGGTCATCGACGTGGTGGAAGGGGCTGTGCCGCGCGCGCTGCACAAGCACATCGACCTGGGCTACGACGGCCCCGAGCCGGGCGCGCGCGGCGTGTTCGTCGATGGCAATCCGGTGCTGCTCAAGGAGATGGCGCGCAATCTGCTGGACAACGCCATCAACTACACACCGTCCAGCAGCGAGCGCGCCGGCGTGGTCACGGCGCGGCTGCTGCCCGACATCCTGGGCGGCGTGGTGCTGCTGCAGATCGAGGACAGCGGCCCGGGCGTGCCCGAGGCTGAGCGCGAGCTGATCTTCCAGCCGTTTTACCGGGTGCTGGGCACCGAGGCCGACGGCTCCGGCCTGGGCCTGCCCATCGTGCGCGAGATCGCCCGCCAGCACGGCGCCGAGGTGCTGGTCGAGGACGCCCGCCCGGGCGCGGCCATGCCGGGCGCGCGCTTTGGCCTGCGCTTTGCCGCCAGCCGCGCGGCGGGGGGCTGA
- a CDS encoding DUF1631 family protein, translating into MDSALQPAAARRLARAARQHFVDGMCAGLPAVAQALESFLAELMNQTATQRDMQQRRDAWTAFQAHHKAWLEHTCQAWRAATAPDGAGALELPPAALGLEGLSLLDDDVVENRISASRIALLVQEQVSASLEAVRQRTQKLENAELAGNDILRPEGWCLGLVEAWHQADLKREDFALIHDPLQRELAALALAQYQELVRLYEAQGVTAPAAGDLRARVRRPATAQQPAASSAEGDPYSGPHSLPGTAFAPSLPMPLHPRPAGPAGLQPAALASAGAMPTHFAPTQLPPPTQFIQPTQYTGPGHPAAALHPAGPLLRARQRAHNMLAQLRRIMLQPAVAAATAAGHDPGRAAPASAALAHALATQHALADNQYSGLVTLAHQAPPQALVQVAHVARARTRELKQKATTPGEKAIIEVVALMFQAILSEERIPPAVRVWFARLQVPVLRVALADPDFFSNLAHPARQLIDRMGACVLGFDASSIDASALETEVRRIVQVIEQYPETGQRVFAIALKEFESFLARFLTGRQGTTARLASVAQQVEQRETLTIQYTIELRKLLKDMPVRDELREFLFKTWAEVLAVAAVRHGAQHAVTAECKRTAADLVWAASAKPGRADRAQVIQNLPALLQSLRRGLALLGINGAEQDAQIKTLTDILSDAFMSKTAAIPQVHIDAMARRLANLEEYLSDEALGDMPLSAENIELLLGIDASAIHVIADNNAPVEPDMLAWAQQLVPGSWFTLEQSGNSVEVQYVWHSQRRQLHLFAAASGGSYLLQLRRLAAYLQARMLQPQEEESLTLRATREALTRLDADPGRLLN; encoded by the coding sequence CCGCCCTCCAACCTGCTGCTGCACGCCGCCTGGCCCGGGCGGCGCGCCAGCATTTCGTGGACGGCATGTGCGCCGGCCTGCCCGCCGTGGCCCAGGCGCTGGAGAGCTTTCTGGCCGAGCTGATGAATCAGACGGCCACGCAGCGCGACATGCAGCAGCGCCGCGACGCCTGGACAGCCTTCCAGGCGCACCACAAGGCCTGGCTGGAGCACACCTGCCAGGCCTGGCGCGCGGCCACGGCGCCCGATGGCGCCGGCGCCCTGGAGCTCCCGCCCGCCGCCCTGGGCCTGGAAGGCCTGTCCCTGCTGGACGACGATGTGGTGGAAAACCGCATCAGCGCCTCGCGCATCGCCCTGCTGGTGCAGGAGCAGGTCAGCGCCAGCCTGGAGGCCGTGCGCCAGCGCACGCAGAAGCTGGAAAACGCCGAACTGGCGGGCAACGACATCCTGCGCCCCGAGGGCTGGTGCCTCGGGCTGGTCGAGGCCTGGCACCAGGCCGACCTCAAGCGCGAGGACTTCGCCCTGATCCACGATCCGCTGCAGCGCGAGCTGGCGGCGCTGGCGCTGGCGCAATACCAGGAGCTAGTCCGGCTCTACGAGGCCCAGGGCGTCACCGCGCCGGCTGCCGGCGACCTGCGCGCCCGGGTGCGCCGCCCGGCCACGGCGCAGCAGCCAGCGGCCAGCAGCGCCGAAGGCGACCCCTACAGCGGGCCGCACTCGCTGCCGGGCACGGCCTTTGCTCCTTCCCTGCCCATGCCCCTGCACCCCAGGCCAGCCGGGCCGGCGGGCCTGCAGCCGGCAGCGCTGGCCAGCGCCGGCGCCATGCCGACGCACTTCGCCCCCACCCAGTTGCCCCCGCCCACGCAGTTCATCCAGCCCACCCAGTACACCGGCCCGGGCCATCCGGCAGCCGCCCTGCACCCGGCCGGGCCGCTGCTGCGCGCGCGCCAGCGCGCGCACAACATGCTGGCGCAGCTGCGCCGCATCATGCTGCAGCCGGCAGTGGCTGCGGCCACGGCAGCGGGACACGACCCAGGCCGGGCGGCGCCGGCCTCGGCAGCACTGGCCCATGCCCTGGCCACGCAGCACGCGCTGGCCGACAACCAGTACAGCGGCCTGGTCACGCTGGCGCATCAGGCGCCGCCCCAGGCGCTGGTGCAGGTGGCGCACGTGGCACGCGCCCGCACCCGGGAGCTCAAGCAAAAGGCCACCACCCCGGGCGAGAAAGCCATCATCGAGGTCGTGGCGCTGATGTTCCAGGCCATCCTGAGCGAGGAGCGCATCCCGCCGGCGGTGCGCGTGTGGTTTGCCCGGCTGCAGGTGCCGGTGCTGCGCGTGGCGCTGGCCGACCCGGATTTTTTCAGCAACCTGGCACACCCGGCGCGCCAGCTCATCGACCGCATGGGCGCGTGCGTGCTGGGCTTCGACGCCAGCAGCATCGACGCCAGCGCGCTGGAGACCGAGGTGCGCCGCATCGTGCAGGTCATCGAGCAGTACCCGGAGACCGGCCAGCGCGTCTTCGCCATCGCGCTCAAGGAGTTCGAGAGTTTTCTGGCGCGCTTTCTGACCGGGCGCCAGGGCACGACGGCACGCCTGGCCAGCGTGGCCCAGCAGGTTGAGCAGCGCGAGACGCTGACCATCCAGTACACCATCGAGCTGCGCAAGCTGCTCAAGGACATGCCGGTACGCGACGAGCTCCGCGAGTTCCTGTTCAAGACCTGGGCCGAGGTGCTGGCCGTGGCCGCCGTGCGCCACGGCGCCCAGCACGCCGTGACTGCCGAGTGCAAGCGCACCGCCGCCGACCTGGTCTGGGCGGCCAGCGCCAAGCCGGGCCGCGCCGACCGCGCCCAGGTCATCCAGAACCTGCCGGCGCTCTTGCAGTCGCTGCGCCGTGGCCTGGCGCTGCTGGGCATCAACGGCGCCGAGCAGGACGCGCAGATCAAGACGCTGACCGACATCCTGTCCGACGCCTTCATGTCCAAGACGGCGGCCATCCCGCAGGTACACATCGACGCCATGGCGCGGCGCCTGGCCAATCTGGAGGAATACCTCAGCGACGAGGCGCTGGGCGACATGCCGCTGTCGGCGGAGAACATCGAGCTGCTGCTGGGCATAGACGCCTCGGCCATCCACGTCATCGCCGACAACAACGCACCCGTGGAGCCGGACATGCTGGCCTGGGCGCAGCAGCTGGTGCCCGGCAGCTGGTTCACCCTGGAGCAAAGCGGCAACTCGGTCGAGGTGCAGTACGTCTGGCACAGCCAGCGCCGCCAGCTGCATTTGTTCGCGGCGGCCAGCGGCGGCAGCTACCTGCTGCAATTGCGCCGGCTGGCGGCCTACCTGCAGGCGCGGATGCTGCAGCCGCAGGAGGAAGAAAGCCTCACCCTGCGCGCCACGCGCGAGGCGCTGACCCGGCTGGACGCCGATCCGGGCCGCCTGCTGAACTGA
- a CDS encoding winged helix-turn-helix transcriptional regulator — MPELDTLDLRILDQLQRDGRLTMTELGERIGLSTSPCSQRVKRLEAQGVITGYHARVKPEALGRPLLVFVEITLAQKSEQIFKAVRDELQHMPEVLECHLISGSYDYLVKARLTGMAEYRHLLGNILQRMPVPAQSNSYVVMEEVKESCVLASERRGKA, encoded by the coding sequence ATGCCTGAACTCGACACCCTGGACTTGCGCATCCTCGATCAGCTGCAGCGCGATGGCCGCCTGACCATGACCGAGCTGGGCGAGCGCATCGGCCTGTCCACCTCGCCGTGCTCGCAGCGCGTCAAGCGGCTGGAGGCGCAGGGCGTCATCACCGGCTACCACGCCCGCGTCAAGCCCGAGGCGCTGGGCCGGCCACTGCTGGTCTTCGTCGAGATCACCCTGGCGCAGAAGTCCGAGCAAATCTTCAAGGCGGTGCGCGACGAGCTGCAGCACATGCCCGAGGTGCTGGAGTGCCATTTGATTTCGGGCAGCTACGACTACCTGGTCAAGGCGCGCCTGACCGGCATGGCCGAATACCGCCACCTGCTGGGCAACATCCTGCAGCGGATGCCGGTGCCGGCGCAGTCCAACAGCTATGTGGTCATGGAGGAGGTCAAGGAGAGTTGCGTGCTGGCCAGCGAGCGGCGTGGCAAGGCTTGA
- the recA gene encoding recombinase RecA has protein sequence MNATVNPAAASEKAKALQAALAQIEKQFGKGTIMRLGEGEAIEDIQTVSTGSLGLDVALGVGGLPRGRVIEIYGPESSGKTTLTLQVIAQMQKLAGQCAFVDAEHALDVQYAQKLGVNLSDLLISQPDTGEQALEIVDSLVRSGAVDLIVIDSVAALTPKAEIEGEMGDQLPGLQARLMSQALRKLTATIKKTNCTVIFINQIRMKIGVMFGSPETTTGGNALKFYASVRLDIRRIGTIKKGDTPIGNETRVKVVKNKVSPPFKQAEFDILFGEGISREGEILDMGVNARIVDKSGAWYAYNGEKIGQGRDNAREFLRENPALAREIENKVRASLGIALLPEVAGQPAPTADEAAELGAAPAAEDKPAAAPRGKKADKPSEDVLL, from the coding sequence ATGAACGCAACCGTCAACCCCGCCGCCGCCAGCGAGAAGGCCAAGGCCTTGCAGGCTGCCCTAGCCCAGATCGAAAAGCAGTTTGGCAAAGGCACCATCATGCGCCTGGGCGAGGGCGAGGCCATCGAGGACATCCAGACCGTCTCCACCGGCTCGCTGGGCCTGGACGTGGCCCTGGGCGTGGGTGGCCTGCCGCGCGGGCGGGTCATCGAGATCTACGGCCCCGAGTCCTCGGGCAAGACCACGCTGACCCTGCAGGTCATCGCGCAGATGCAGAAACTCGCCGGCCAGTGCGCCTTCGTCGATGCCGAGCACGCGCTGGACGTGCAGTACGCGCAGAAACTCGGCGTCAACCTGTCCGACCTCCTGATCAGCCAGCCCGACACCGGCGAGCAGGCGCTGGAGATCGTGGACAGCCTGGTGCGCTCGGGCGCAGTGGATCTGATCGTCATCGACTCGGTGGCCGCGCTCACGCCCAAGGCCGAGATCGAGGGCGAGATGGGCGATCAGCTACCCGGCCTGCAGGCGCGGCTGATGAGCCAGGCGCTGCGCAAGCTGACGGCCACCATCAAGAAGACCAACTGCACGGTCATCTTCATCAACCAGATCCGCATGAAGATCGGCGTCATGTTCGGCAGCCCCGAGACGACGACCGGCGGCAATGCGCTGAAGTTCTACGCCTCGGTGCGCCTGGACATCCGCCGCATCGGCACTATCAAGAAGGGCGACACGCCGATCGGCAACGAAACCCGCGTCAAGGTGGTCAAGAACAAGGTCAGCCCGCCCTTCAAGCAGGCCGAGTTCGACATCCTGTTCGGCGAGGGCATCTCGCGCGAGGGCGAGATCCTGGACATGGGCGTGAACGCACGCATCGTGGACAAGAGTGGCGCCTGGTACGCCTACAACGGCGAGAAGATCGGCCAGGGCCGCGACAACGCGCGCGAATTCTTGCGCGAGAACCCGGCACTGGCGCGCGAGATCGAGAACAAGGTGCGCGCCAGCCTGGGCATTGCCCTGCTGCCCGAAGTGGCAGGCCAGCCGGCGCCCACGGCGGACGAGGCAGCCGAACTGGGCGCGGCGCCCGCTGCCGAGGACAAGCCTGCTGCTGCACCGCGTGGCAAGAAGGCGGATAAGCCGTCCGAGGACGTGCTGCTCTGA
- a CDS encoding MarR family transcriptional regulator, producing MTAAALSEDLPDDFSDDRWRQVHLGRLMGHALRRFDARVLQLMARDVQVPLALSNLAAREQISAAHIHITRHLPLAGERLTELAERAGMSKQAMASLVDQCEAWGLVTRQRDERDARARRVCFTPTGLVWLQGFRNAVAQAEAEFRAEVGDDVATVVALGLEAYASGYE from the coding sequence ATGACTGCAGCCGCACTTTCCGAAGACCTTCCCGACGATTTTTCCGACGACCGCTGGCGCCAGGTACACCTGGGCCGGCTGATGGGCCACGCGCTGCGGCGCTTCGATGCGCGCGTGCTGCAGCTCATGGCGCGCGACGTGCAGGTGCCGCTGGCGCTGTCCAACCTGGCGGCGCGCGAGCAGATCAGCGCCGCGCACATCCACATCACGCGCCACCTGCCGCTGGCCGGCGAGCGCCTGACCGAGCTGGCCGAGCGCGCCGGCATGAGCAAGCAGGCCATGGCCAGCCTGGTCGATCAGTGCGAGGCCTGGGGCCTGGTCACGCGCCAGCGCGACGAGCGCGACGCCCGTGCGCGGCGGGTGTGCTTCACGCCCACGGGCCTCGTGTGGCTGCAGGGCTTTCGCAATGCCGTGGCGCAGGCCGAGGCGGAGTTTCGCGCCGAAGTCGGCGACGACGTGGCCACCGTGGTCGCCCTGGGCCTGGAAGCCTACGCAAGCGGCTACGAATAG
- a CDS encoding D-amino acid dehydrogenase, with the protein MKVVVLGAGVIGVTTAYYLARAGAEVTVIEREAGAALQTSFANAGQVSFGYSTPWGAPGIPAKALKWMFERHAPLAIRPDGTLFQLRWMAAMLRNCSADRYAVNKERMLRLSHYSRQCIDQLRLDTGIAYEGRQAGTLQLFRSQKQLDQAQRDIAVLRECGIAYELLDAGGVRRAEPALAHAQAPIAGGLRLPDDQTGDCLLFTNALARLAQQLGVQFRFGTGIERLLQDGQGAISGVQLSGPQREVVRADRYVLALGSYSRALLRSTGLDIPVYPVKGYSLTLPIVDEALAPRSTVLDETYKIALTRFDQRIRVGGMAELAGFDTTLRPQRRATLELVTGQLFPGGDLQRAEFWTGLRPMTPDSTPIVGRTPLGNLYLNTGHGTLGWTMACGSGQLLADIVTGRPTQIATQGLSVDRYLGGTPAAQAQTRPAAS; encoded by the coding sequence GTGAAAGTTGTCGTGCTGGGCGCCGGCGTGATCGGCGTGACTACCGCCTACTACCTGGCGCGCGCCGGCGCCGAGGTCACCGTGATCGAGCGCGAGGCTGGCGCGGCGCTGCAGACCAGCTTCGCCAACGCCGGCCAGGTGTCGTTCGGCTACTCCACACCCTGGGGCGCGCCGGGCATCCCGGCCAAGGCGCTCAAGTGGATGTTCGAGCGCCACGCGCCGCTGGCCATCCGCCCCGACGGCACTTTGTTCCAGCTGCGCTGGATGGCGGCCATGCTGCGCAACTGCTCGGCAGACCGTTATGCGGTCAACAAGGAGCGGATGCTGCGCCTGTCGCACTACAGCCGCCAGTGCATCGACCAGCTGCGCCTCGATACCGGCATCGCCTACGAAGGCCGCCAGGCCGGCACGCTGCAGTTGTTTCGCTCGCAAAAACAGCTCGACCAGGCGCAGCGTGACATCGCCGTGCTGCGCGAATGCGGCATCGCCTACGAGCTGCTGGACGCCGGCGGCGTGCGCCGCGCCGAGCCGGCCCTGGCGCACGCCCAGGCGCCGATTGCCGGCGGCCTGCGCCTGCCCGATGACCAGACCGGCGACTGCTTGCTGTTCACCAATGCGCTGGCGCGCCTGGCGCAGCAGCTCGGCGTGCAGTTTCGCTTCGGCACCGGCATCGAGCGGCTGCTGCAGGACGGCCAGGGCGCCATCAGCGGCGTGCAGCTCAGCGGCCCGCAGCGCGAAGTCGTGCGCGCCGACCGCTACGTGCTGGCCCTGGGCAGCTACTCGCGCGCGCTGCTGCGCTCCACCGGGCTGGACATTCCGGTCTATCCGGTCAAGGGCTACTCGCTCACCCTGCCCATCGTCGATGAGGCGCTGGCGCCGCGCTCGACGGTGCTGGACGAGACCTACAAGATCGCCCTGACGCGCTTCGACCAGCGCATCCGCGTCGGCGGCATGGCCGAGCTGGCGGGCTTCGACACCACGCTGCGCCCGCAGCGGCGCGCCACGCTGGAGCTGGTCACCGGCCAGTTGTTCCCCGGCGGCGACCTGCAGCGCGCCGAGTTCTGGACAGGTCTGCGCCCGATGACGCCCGACAGCACGCCCATCGTCGGCCGCACGCCGCTGGGCAACCTGTACCTGAACACCGGGCACGGCACGCTGGGCTGGACCATGGCCTGCGGCTCGGGCCAGTTGCTGGCCGACATCGTGACCGGGCGGCCCACGCAGATTGCCACGCAGGGCCTGTCGGTCGATCGCTACCTGGGCGGCACGCCGGCGGCCCAGGCGCAGACCCGCCCGGCAGCCTCCTAG
- a CDS encoding response regulator transcription factor gives MRILIAEDDQVLADGLLRSLRGSGAVVDHVASGTEVDAALMANNEFDLLILDLGLPRMHGLEVLKRLRGRGSALPVLILTAADGIEERVKGLDLGADDYMAKPFSLQELEARVRALTRRGMGATSSAIRHGPLTYDQAGRVATIDGKLVELSARELGLLEVLLQRAGRLVSKEQLVERLCEWGEEVSNNAIEVYIHRLRKKIERGPIRIATVRGLGYCLEKIPG, from the coding sequence ATGCGCATCCTCATCGCCGAAGACGACCAGGTACTGGCCGATGGCCTGCTGCGCAGCTTGCGCGGCTCGGGCGCAGTGGTGGATCACGTGGCCAGCGGCACCGAGGTCGATGCCGCGCTGATGGCCAACAACGAATTCGACCTGCTGATCCTGGACTTGGGCCTGCCCAGGATGCACGGCCTGGAAGTGCTCAAGCGCCTGCGCGGGCGCGGCTCGGCGCTGCCGGTGCTGATCCTCACCGCCGCCGACGGCATCGAGGAGCGCGTCAAGGGCCTGGATCTGGGTGCCGACGACTACATGGCCAAGCCGTTTTCGCTGCAGGAGCTCGAAGCGCGCGTGCGCGCGCTCACGCGCCGTGGCATGGGCGCCACCAGCAGCGCCATCCGCCACGGCCCGCTGACCTACGACCAGGCCGGGCGCGTGGCCACCATCGACGGCAAGCTGGTCGAGCTGTCGGCGCGCGAGCTGGGCCTGCTGGAAGTGCTGCTGCAGCGCGCCGGGCGCCTGGTGAGCAAGGAGCAATTGGTCGAGCGCCTGTGCGAGTGGGGCGAGGAAGTCAGCAACAACGCCATCGAGGTCTATATCCACCGCCTGAGGAAGAAGATCGAGCGCGGCCCCATCCGCATCGCCACCGTGCGCGGCCTGGGCTACTGCCTGGAAAAAATTCCAGGCTGA